From a region of the Actinopolymorpha singaporensis genome:
- the moeZ gene encoding adenylyltransferase/sulfurtransferase MoeZ, whose protein sequence is MSVPPLVEPAPDLSVDEVRRYSRHIIIPEVGMDGQKRLKNAKVLVIGAGGLGSPALLYLAAAGVGTLGIVDFDVVDESNLQRQVIHGQNDVGKPKAVSAKESIAEINPYVKVNLHQERLDSSNALEIFADYDLILDGTDNFATRYLVNDAAVILGKPYVWGSIFRFEGQVSVFWAEHGPHYRDLYPEPPPPGMVPSCAEGGVLGVLCASIGSVMVNEAIKLITGIGEPLIGRLLIFDALEMSWRELKVNRDPDTAEVKELIDYDAFCGVISDEAAEAVVDSTIDVRTLKQWLDARERGERDFLLVDVREPNEYDIVNIDGAVLIPKGEFLTGQAFEKLPKDKQVVLHCKVGGRSAEALAAAKGAGFADAVHVAGGISAWVSQIEPDKPSY, encoded by the coding sequence GTGTCCGTGCCGCCGCTCGTCGAGCCAGCCCCCGACCTCAGTGTGGACGAAGTACGCCGGTACTCCCGGCACATCATCATCCCCGAGGTCGGCATGGACGGGCAGAAGCGCCTGAAGAACGCCAAGGTCCTCGTCATCGGTGCCGGCGGTCTCGGCAGCCCAGCCCTGCTCTACCTCGCCGCAGCCGGCGTGGGCACTCTCGGCATCGTCGACTTCGACGTCGTGGACGAGTCCAACCTCCAGCGCCAGGTGATCCACGGGCAGAACGACGTCGGCAAGCCCAAGGCGGTGTCCGCCAAGGAGTCGATCGCCGAGATCAACCCCTACGTCAAGGTCAATCTGCACCAGGAGCGGCTCGACTCCTCCAACGCGCTGGAGATCTTCGCCGACTACGACCTGATCCTGGACGGCACCGACAACTTCGCCACCCGCTACCTCGTCAACGACGCGGCGGTCATCCTGGGCAAGCCCTACGTCTGGGGCTCGATCTTCCGGTTCGAGGGTCAGGTCAGCGTGTTCTGGGCCGAGCACGGTCCCCACTACCGCGACCTCTACCCCGAGCCCCCGCCGCCCGGCATGGTCCCCTCCTGCGCCGAGGGCGGCGTGCTCGGCGTGCTGTGCGCCTCCATCGGCTCGGTGATGGTCAACGAGGCGATCAAGCTCATCACCGGTATCGGCGAGCCGCTGATCGGCCGACTGTTGATCTTCGACGCGCTGGAGATGAGCTGGCGGGAGCTCAAGGTCAACCGCGACCCGGACACCGCGGAGGTCAAGGAGCTCATCGACTACGACGCGTTCTGCGGCGTCATCTCCGACGAGGCGGCCGAGGCGGTGGTCGACTCCACCATCGACGTCCGCACGCTGAAGCAGTGGCTGGACGCCCGGGAGCGCGGCGAGCGTGACTTCCTGCTCGTCGACGTCCGCGAGCCCAACGAGTACGACATCGTCAACATCGACGGCGCGGTGCTGATCCCGAAGGGCGAGTTCCTCACCGGCCAGGCGTTCGAGAAGCTGCCGAAGGACAAGCAGGTCGTGCTGCACTGCAAGGTCGGCGGCCGCTCCGCCGAGGCGCTGGCCGCCGCAAAGGGTGCGGGTTTCGCCGACGCGGTACATGTCGCCGGCGGCATCTCCGCCTGGGTCAGCCAGATCGAGCCGGACAAGCCGTCCTACTGA
- a CDS encoding MGMT family protein, giving the protein MPSEEYVERVLSVVESIPPGAVLAYGDVAEYLGDGGPRQVGWVMSHYGGSVPWWRVVRADGRPADCHAGEAVRRLRAEGTPFREPSGRVDMAAARWDGAPPQVSPRPA; this is encoded by the coding sequence ATGCCGTCCGAGGAGTACGTCGAGCGGGTGCTCTCCGTCGTGGAGAGCATCCCGCCCGGCGCCGTACTCGCCTACGGCGACGTCGCGGAGTACCTCGGGGACGGTGGTCCCCGCCAGGTCGGCTGGGTGATGTCGCACTACGGCGGAAGCGTCCCCTGGTGGCGGGTCGTCCGGGCAGACGGGCGGCCCGCCGACTGTCACGCCGGCGAGGCGGTCCGCCGGCTGCGCGCGGAGGGTACGCCGTTCCGCGAACCGTCCGGCCGGGTGGACATGGCCGCCGCCCGCTGGGACGGCGCGCCCCCACAGGTCTCCCCGAGACCGGCCTAG
- a CDS encoding GbsR/MarR family transcriptional regulator, translating to MTTETTRNAGRPTERDEYRDEDKVRRFVEHMAMLFEGWGFPRMAARVLLTMMAADEETLTAGDLAERLGVSAAAISGAVRYLQHIGMLSREPVPGERTHRYRLPDDLWYETTVSKRGALASVAELAEDGARALGGSATPSGRRMEQMRDFYVFIDEALGDLMEKWEVERNAKAERRARAKRS from the coding sequence ATGACCACCGAGACCACGAGGAATGCCGGTCGGCCCACGGAGCGCGACGAGTACCGCGACGAGGACAAGGTTCGGCGGTTCGTCGAACACATGGCGATGCTCTTCGAGGGCTGGGGCTTCCCCAGGATGGCCGCCCGGGTGCTGCTGACGATGATGGCCGCCGACGAGGAGACGCTCACCGCGGGCGATCTCGCCGAACGGCTCGGCGTCAGCGCGGCCGCGATCTCCGGCGCGGTGCGCTACCTGCAGCACATCGGGATGCTGAGCCGGGAGCCGGTGCCCGGTGAGCGCACGCATCGCTACCGGCTGCCGGACGACCTGTGGTATGAGACCACGGTCAGTAAGCGCGGGGCGCTGGCCAGCGTGGCCGAACTCGCCGAGGACGGCGCCCGGGCACTGGGTGGTTCGGCCACTCCGTCAGGGCGCCGAATGGAGCAGATGCGCGACTTCTACGTCTTCATCGACGAGGCACTCGGCGACCTGATGGAGAAGTGGGAAGTGGAGCGCAACGCGAAGGCCGAGCGCAGGGCCAGGGCGAAGCGGAGCTAG